In one window of Astyanax mexicanus isolate ESR-SI-001 chromosome 18, AstMex3_surface, whole genome shotgun sequence DNA:
- the zgc:101731 gene encoding SNARE_SNAP25N and SNARE_SNAP23C domain-containing protein, which yields MAADAPQRSEVEELQRRANQVTDESLERTRNMKLLLEESKDAGIRTLVMLDEQGEQLERIEEGLDQINQDMREAEKNLTDMAKCCGLCSCDKLKNFEASGAYKKVWGNNQDGVVSTQPPSRVLDEREKMTMSGGYITRVTNDAREDEMEENLAQVGSILGNLRSMALDMRNEIDTQNVQIDRIQGKAIVNESRINEANQKATKLMAR from the exons ATGGCTGCTGACGCCCCCCAGAGATCTGAGGTGGAGGAGCTCCAGAGGAGGGCCAACCAAGTGACAGATGAG TCACTAGAGAGGACCAGAAACATGAAGCTTTTGTTAGAGGAG AGTAAAGATGCAGGCATCAGGACACTCGTCATGCTAGATGAACAAGGCG AGCAACTGGAGCGGATTGAAGAGGGGCTGGACCAGATCAATCAGGATATGAGGGAAGCTGAGAAAAACCTTACAGATATGGCCAAATGCTGCGGCTTATGCTCATGTGATAA GCTAAAGAATTTTGAAGCGAGTGGAGCCTACAAGAAGGTGTGGGGTAATAATCAGGATGGGGTGGTGTCCACTCAGCCCCCATCTCGGGTGTTGGATGAGAGAGAGAAGATGACTATGAGTGGAGGATATATTACAAG AGTAACGAATGATGCCCGAGAGGATGAGATGGAGGAGAATCTGGCCCAGGTGGGCAGCATCCTTGGCAACTTGAGAAGCATGGCGCTTGATATGCGCAATGAAATTGATACACAGAACGTCCAAATCGACCGCATTCAGGGGAAG GCCATTGTTAACGAGTCTCGCATTAATGAGGCAAATCAGAAGGCTACCAAGCTAATGGCAAGATAA
- the LOC103043366 gene encoding calpain small subunit 1, with amino-acid sequence MFALKKIVGGIIDVVSNVDPSQFGPSEPPPVRRPQVNVQSQSNESDEERQFRKVFLQLAGDDMEVSANELMNILNKIIGKHKDLKTEGFTLDSCRAMVATMDTDSSGKLGFQEFKYLWNNIKKWQGVYKAYDADCSGTIGADELPAAFRAAGFPLSDHLFQMIIRRYSDESGNMDFDNFIGCLVRLDAMCRAFRTLDKNNTGTVKVNIKEWLQLMMYS; translated from the exons ATGTTTGCGTTAAAAAAAATCGTAGGAGGGATTATCGACGTTGTGAG CAATGTTGATCCTTCCCAGTTCGGTCCATCTGAACCT CCTCCTGTCAGAAGACCACAAGTAAATGTTCAGTCTCAGTCAAATGAGAGCGATGAGGAAAGGCAGTTTCGCAAAGTTTTCCTGCAGCTTGCTGGAGAT gaCATGGAAGTGAGCGCTAATGAGCTGATGAACATTCTCAATAAGATTATAGGCAAAC ATAAAGATCTCAAGACTGAGGGTTTCACACTTGATTCTTGCAGGGCCATGGTGGCAACAATGGAC ACTGACAGCTCTGGAAAGTTGGGCTTTCAGGAGTTCAAGTACCTGTGGAACAATATTAAGAAGTGGCAG GGCGTCTATAAGGCATATGATGCAGACTGTTCTGGGACGATTGGGGCTGATGAGTTGCCGGCTGCATTCAGAGCAGCAG GGTTTCCTCTCAGTGATCATCTCTTCCAGATGATCATTCGCAGATACAGTGATGAAAGTGGCAACATGGACTTTGATAACTTCATTGGGTGTCTGGTGCGACTGGATGCAATGTGTC GTGCTTTCAGAACACTTGACAAAAACAACACTGGTACTGTCAAAGTCAACATAAAAGAG TGGCTGCAGCTGATGATGTACTCCTAA
- the LOC107197063 gene encoding calpain small subunit 1, producing the protein MFLAKKFIGGIIDVVSNIDPSQFGSSEPPPARRPLVNANAAQNESAEETQFRKVFQQLAGDDMEVSPSELMNILNKILTKHQDMKTDGFTIESCRSMVAVMDGDSSGKLGFHEFKYLWNNIKKWQGVYKSHDADCSGTIGADELPAAFRAAGFPLNDQLFKMIIRRYSDESGNMDFDNFIGCLVRLDAMCRAFKTLDSDNNGTIKVNIKEWLQLTMYS; encoded by the exons ATGTTTTTGGCCAAAAAATTCATAGGAGGGATTATCGACGTTGTGAG CAATATTGATCCTAGTCAGTTTGGTTCTTCAGAACCA CCTCCTGCCAGAAGACCACTCGTAAACGCCAATGCTGCGCAAAATGAAAGTGCTGAGGAAACGCAGTTTCGCAAAGTTTTTCAGCAGCTTGCTGGAGAT GACATGGAAGTGAGTCCTAGTGAGCTGATGAACATTCTCAATAAGATTCTGACCAAAC ATCAAGACATGAAGACTGATGGTTTCACAATCGAGTCTTGCAGGAGCATGGTGGCAGTAATGGAT GGTGATAGCTCTGGAAAGTTGGGCTTTCATGAGTTCAAGTACTTGTGGAACAATATCAAGAAGTGGCAG GGCGTCTATAAGTCACATGATGCTGACTGTTCTGGGACAATTGGGGCTGATGAGTTGCCAGCTGCATTCAGAGCAGCAG GGTTTCCCCTAAATGACCAGCTCTTCAAGATGATCATTCGCAGATACAGTGATGAAAGTGGCAACATGGACTTTGATAACTTCATTGGGTGTCTGGTGCGACTGGATGCAATGTGTC GTGCATTTAAAACGCTGGACAGTGACAACAACGGTACAATCAAAGTCAACATCAAAGAG TGGCTGCAGCTGACGATGTACTCCTAA